The Pseudomonas sp. R4-35-07 genome contains a region encoding:
- a CDS encoding creatininase family protein, producing the protein MLLHKSTWIEIGQFLERSRTVVIPIGSNEQHGPTGLLGTDWMCPEIIAVEAQKNADILVGPTFNIGMAQHHLGFPGTISLRPSTFIAAIGDWVRSLAGHGFDKILFLNGHGGNIATIEAAFSELYAEASYARRPAGFALKLVNWWDLEGVTDLAQRQFPVGHGSHATPSEIAVTQWAYPDSIKSADYSPKIANTGPIREALDFRARFPDGRMGSDPALATVEKGGELVALAAQGLVKAVNSFSHEAKP; encoded by the coding sequence ATGCTTCTACATAAATCCACCTGGATCGAGATCGGGCAGTTTCTGGAGCGCAGCCGCACGGTGGTGATCCCCATCGGCTCCAACGAACAACACGGCCCCACCGGCCTGCTGGGTACCGACTGGATGTGCCCGGAAATCATCGCCGTCGAGGCGCAGAAGAACGCCGACATCCTGGTCGGCCCCACCTTCAATATCGGCATGGCCCAGCACCACCTGGGCTTTCCCGGCACCATCTCGTTGCGCCCCTCCACCTTTATCGCCGCGATCGGCGACTGGGTGCGCTCGCTGGCCGGGCATGGTTTCGACAAGATCCTGTTCCTGAACGGCCACGGCGGCAATATTGCCACTATCGAAGCGGCGTTTTCCGAGCTCTATGCCGAAGCCAGCTATGCCCGCCGCCCGGCCGGCTTCGCGCTGAAACTGGTCAACTGGTGGGATTTGGAGGGCGTCACCGACCTGGCGCAGCGCCAGTTCCCGGTGGGCCATGGCAGCCACGCGACACCGTCGGAGATCGCCGTGACGCAATGGGCCTACCCGGACTCGATCAAGTCAGCCGATTACTCGCCGAAAATCGCCAACACCGGCCCGATCCGCGAAGCACTGGACTTCCGCGCCCGCTTCCCCGACGGGCGCATGGGCTCGGACCCGGCATTGGCGACGGTGGAAAAAGGCGGTGAATTGGTTGCGTTGGCGGCGCAAGGGCTGGTCAAGGCGGTGAACAGCTTCAGCCACGAAGCAAAGCCCTGA
- a CDS encoding HAMP domain-containing sensor histidine kinase: protein MSLLNPSKGWRSSSSRLLALYSSLFVAWSCILMGVLYYEVSGYLSDLSRHSLMQRQHLFQHFDGEELVDALTTSMTFDMKGVDAYGLFDEQFCPLSGPIRAVPPDLPLDGKIHALANCVDSDDPKLPKDSCDAVATHTEDGRWLVLVRANGSLFGVTRIIWHALLWAVSLTIIPGAAGWHLLRRRPLRRIRGIQASAEAIVAGDLTHRLPLSDRRDELDMLAAIVNAMLDRIEKLMNEVKGVCDNIAHDLRTPLTRLRAQLYRIKQQAEEDSAHAVKLDDAIAETDTLMARFRGLLRISELEDHQRRSGFLLMDPLPLLRELHDFYLPLAEEGELELVLQTPDSLPWITGDRALLFEALANLLSNSIKFTPPQGKVILRAVNDLGSTRIDVLDSGPGIPAAERASVFQRFYRVDESDQQGGFGLGLSIVAAIINLHGFKLEVGTSELGGARLVLECRQQLMPE from the coding sequence ATGTCATTGCTGAACCCCTCTAAGGGCTGGCGCTCTTCCAGCAGCCGCTTGCTGGCGCTGTACAGTTCGCTGTTCGTGGCGTGGAGCTGCATCCTCATGGGGGTGCTGTATTACGAGGTGTCGGGGTATCTCAGTGACCTGTCGCGCCATTCGCTGATGCAGCGCCAGCATTTGTTCCAGCATTTCGACGGGGAAGAACTGGTCGACGCACTGACCACCAGCATGACTTTCGACATGAAGGGCGTGGATGCCTATGGCCTGTTCGACGAGCAGTTTTGTCCCTTGAGCGGGCCGATCCGCGCAGTACCGCCCGACCTGCCCCTGGATGGCAAGATCCACGCCCTGGCCAACTGCGTCGACTCCGATGACCCGAAACTGCCCAAGGACAGCTGCGACGCCGTGGCCACCCACACCGAAGACGGCCGTTGGCTGGTGCTGGTGCGCGCCAACGGTTCGTTGTTCGGGGTGACCCGGATCATCTGGCATGCCCTGCTGTGGGCCGTGTCATTGACCATCATCCCCGGCGCCGCCGGCTGGCACCTGCTGCGCCGGCGTCCGCTGCGCCGCATTCGCGGGATCCAGGCCAGCGCCGAAGCCATCGTCGCCGGCGACTTGACGCACCGCCTGCCGCTCTCCGACCGGCGCGACGAGCTGGACATGCTCGCGGCCATCGTCAACGCCATGCTCGACCGCATCGAAAAGCTGATGAACGAGGTCAAGGGCGTGTGCGACAACATCGCCCACGATTTGCGCACCCCGCTGACGCGCCTGCGCGCGCAGCTATACCGCATCAAGCAGCAAGCGGAGGAAGACTCGGCCCATGCGGTGAAACTCGATGACGCGATTGCCGAAACCGACACGCTGATGGCGCGTTTTCGTGGATTACTGCGCATTTCCGAACTGGAAGACCACCAGCGTCGTTCAGGCTTTTTGCTGATGGACCCGCTGCCGCTGTTACGCGAACTGCACGACTTCTACCTGCCCCTGGCAGAAGAAGGTGAGTTGGAACTGGTGCTGCAGACCCCGGACTCACTGCCCTGGATTACCGGCGACCGCGCCCTGTTGTTCGAGGCCCTGGCCAACCTGCTGAGCAATTCGATCAAGTTCACCCCGCCCCAAGGCAAGGTAATCCTGCGCGCGGTCAATGACCTGGGCAGCACGCGGATCGACGTCCTCGACTCCGGGCCGGGCATTCCGGCCGCCGAACGCGCTTCGGTGTTCCAGCGCTTTTACCGGGTCGATGAAAGTGATCAGCAAGGCGGTTTCGGCCTGGGCCTGTCGATTGTCGCGGCGATCATCAACCTGCACGGTTTCAAGCTGGAAGTCGGCACCAGCGAACTGGGCGGCGCACGGCTTGTGCTGGAATGCCGTCAGCAACTGATGCCGGAATAA
- the yfcF gene encoding glutathione transferase yields MSHRALRLYVDSLFTSPYALSVFVALQEKGLAFETVSVDLGASEHQATDYARLSLTQRVPTLEDGEFSLSESSAITEYLDEAYPETSVYPVDLQQRARARQVQAWLRSDLLPIRQERSTLVVFCAQKMPPLSPPAGAAADKLISVAQGLLAGNPDYLFGSWSIVDVDLALMLNRLILNGDAVPAELVAYARRQWQRPSVQAWVNQPRLGV; encoded by the coding sequence ATGAGCCACCGTGCGCTGCGCCTCTACGTTGATTCGCTGTTTACCAGCCCTTATGCCCTGTCGGTGTTCGTCGCGCTGCAGGAAAAAGGCCTGGCATTTGAAACCGTGTCGGTGGACCTGGGTGCAAGCGAGCATCAGGCTACGGATTACGCGCGGTTGTCACTGACCCAGCGGGTGCCAACGCTGGAGGACGGCGAGTTCTCCCTGTCGGAATCCTCGGCAATCACTGAATACCTGGACGAAGCCTACCCCGAGACGAGCGTTTACCCCGTCGACCTGCAGCAGCGGGCGAGGGCGCGGCAGGTGCAAGCGTGGCTGCGCAGTGACTTGCTGCCGATCCGCCAGGAGCGTTCGACGCTGGTGGTGTTCTGCGCGCAGAAAATGCCGCCCTTGTCGCCACCGGCCGGCGCGGCGGCAGACAAGTTGATCAGCGTGGCGCAGGGGTTGCTGGCGGGTAACCCGGATTACCTGTTCGGCAGCTGGTCGATCGTCGACGTGGACCTGGCGCTGATGCTCAATCGCCTGATCCTCAACGGCGACGCTGTGCCCGCCGAGTTGGTGGCGTACGCGCGGCGTCAGTGGCAAAGGCCGTCGGTGCAGGCGTGGGTCAACCAGCCACGCCTTGGGGTGTAG
- a CDS encoding ATPase gives MRTIIQLALMTLMLGTAVLANPAIADELRTGHLLPLVASVDSLQRAQSVGVLYSENTRDNLSYLERYHAMALNGAKNALDARIREAFVNSSDPELAIDWLMHSLQGTFVSVTVYASLDDLVQAHPDVVVVLDTHSQLLTPRNDVVEARFTARFYDADLQYIAKAEGSVDKQVPSVWVHDKSALEIAAQIEQQRDVQQDALKQFDASLKALVRAG, from the coding sequence ATGAGGACAATAATCCAGCTGGCTTTGATGACCCTGATGCTCGGCACTGCGGTGCTGGCCAACCCGGCGATTGCCGATGAGCTGCGTACAGGCCATTTGCTGCCACTCGTTGCTAGCGTAGACTCCCTGCAGCGCGCGCAGTCGGTGGGGGTGTTGTACAGCGAAAACACGCGCGACAACCTCAGCTACCTCGAGCGCTACCACGCCATGGCGCTCAATGGCGCCAAGAATGCCCTGGATGCACGCATTCGCGAGGCGTTCGTCAACAGTTCCGATCCGGAACTGGCTATCGACTGGCTGATGCACTCGCTGCAAGGCACATTTGTCTCGGTCACGGTCTATGCCAGCCTGGATGACTTGGTGCAGGCGCATCCGGACGTGGTGGTGGTGCTCGATACCCATAGCCAGCTGCTGACACCGCGTAATGACGTGGTCGAGGCGCGCTTTACCGCGCGGTTCTATGACGCCGACCTGCAATACATCGCCAAGGCCGAAGGCTCGGTGGATAAGCAGGTGCCGTCGGTGTGGGTGCATGACAAGTCAGCACTTGAGATCGCCGCGCAGATCGAGCAGCAGCGAGATGTACAACAAGATGCCTTGAAGCAGTTCGATGCGTCGCTAAAAGCCTTGGTCCGCGCCGGTTGA
- a CDS encoding response regulator transcription factor, whose translation MTRILTIEDDAVTAREIVAELSSHGLDVDWVDNGREGLVRAVSGDYDLITLDRMLPELDGLAIVTTLRTIGVSTPILMISALSDVDERVRGLRAGGDDYLTKPFASDEMAARVEVLLRRKSTVKEFETALRVADLELNLISREASRAEQPLSLLPTEYKLLEFLMRNTGQILSRMMIFEEVWGYHFDPGTNLIDVHIGRLRKKIDPPGLPPLIRTVRGSGYVIAEPL comes from the coding sequence ATGACCCGCATTTTGACCATCGAGGATGACGCCGTAACGGCCCGCGAGATCGTCGCCGAGCTGAGTAGCCATGGACTGGACGTAGACTGGGTGGACAATGGCCGCGAAGGCCTGGTCCGTGCCGTGAGTGGTGATTACGATCTGATCACCCTCGACCGCATGTTGCCCGAACTGGATGGCCTGGCCATCGTCACCACCCTGCGCACCATCGGGGTGTCGACGCCGATCCTGATGATCAGCGCCCTCTCCGATGTCGACGAACGCGTGCGCGGCCTGCGCGCCGGCGGCGATGACTACCTGACCAAGCCCTTTGCGTCCGATGAAATGGCCGCCCGCGTCGAGGTACTGCTGCGGCGTAAAAGCACGGTCAAGGAATTCGAAACCGCGCTGCGCGTGGCCGACCTCGAATTGAACCTGATCAGCCGCGAAGCCAGCCGCGCCGAGCAGCCGCTGAGCCTGCTGCCCACCGAGTACAAGTTGCTGGAATTTCTGATGCGCAACACCGGGCAGATCCTGTCGCGGATGATGATCTTCGAGGAAGTCTGGGGCTATCACTTCGACCCCGGCACCAACCTGATCGATGTGCATATCGGTCGCCTGCGCAAAAAAATCGACCCACCGGGCCTGCCGCCGCTGATCCGCACGGTACGAGGCTCGGGCTATGTCATTGCTGAACCCCTCTAA
- a CDS encoding murein L,D-transpeptidase catalytic domain family protein, whose translation MLTFIRRLGITKLGLITGSLALLSNVALAANGPPPSLYSSLARSAPELNPIVLKSALNAVQCAVSNGEERSDRLAVIDYSQPSTARRLWIFDLRKKTLVLRDLVAHGAKSGENFATAFSNLEGSHQSSLGLFRTQESYLGTHGYSLRMDGLEPGFNDLARDRAIVIHAADYVSPLWSKREGRIGRSQGCPAVRPQVARQVVDKLKDGQFMFSWYPDQRWLKSSTYLNCKPQQVASSRTIRGG comes from the coding sequence ATGCTGACTTTTATCCGCCGGCTCGGCATCACCAAGCTGGGCTTGATCACCGGGAGCCTGGCGTTACTGAGCAATGTTGCGCTCGCCGCCAATGGCCCCCCTCCTTCTTTGTATAGCAGCCTGGCGCGCTCGGCTCCAGAACTCAATCCCATCGTGCTCAAAAGCGCCTTGAACGCGGTGCAGTGCGCGGTCAGTAACGGTGAGGAACGTTCCGATCGCCTGGCAGTGATTGACTACTCCCAGCCCTCGACCGCCCGTCGGCTGTGGATCTTCGATCTGCGCAAAAAGACTTTGGTCCTGCGCGACCTGGTGGCCCACGGTGCCAAATCCGGTGAAAACTTCGCCACCGCGTTCTCCAATCTCGAAGGCAGCCACCAGTCCAGCCTGGGCCTGTTCCGCACCCAGGAAAGTTACCTCGGCACCCACGGCTACTCGCTGCGCATGGACGGCCTGGAGCCCGGTTTCAATGACCTGGCCCGCGACCGCGCCATTGTGATTCATGCCGCCGACTACGTCAGCCCGTTGTGGAGCAAGCGCGAAGGCCGTATCGGCCGCAGCCAGGGCTGCCCGGCGGTGCGCCCGCAAGTCGCGCGCCAAGTGGTGGACAAGCTCAAGGACGGGCAGTTCATGTTCTCCTGGTACCCCGACCAACGCTGGTTGAAGTCTTCGACCTATCTCAATTGCAAACCCCAACAGGTGGCGAGTAGTCGTACAATCCGTGGCGGATAG
- a CDS encoding murein L,D-transpeptidase, with product MFKKHACYLSICLLVTPLVATAETLPLEPLPVTTPAPVDLAPLQQALAQLPSVCPQLAPHIDATAQLRLQAFYQQQGDTPLWSDDARRQALHSQLLMLADDGLDPTHYSLPTADATANVLCSDIAVSQQYLQALQDLHYGRLQQSRFEPLWHAQPPAVDPNTALLAFAATGLQDMAQAFDQARPSADLYRSLRNAYSSVRQQPLPHWEAVGDGPLLRPGMEDPRVPELARRLYSGGYLTQEPKGSAKQYRAELVAAVKAFQLSHSLQSDGVIGAGTVAELNISPAMRRDQLRINLERFRWLAQDLEPEGVVVNVAAAQLSVYQSGIPVWQTRLQVGRAERQTPLLKSRITRLTLNPTWTIPPTIMREDKLPAIRLNPEYLRQQNLQVLDAEGHPLAPEQIDWAHPGNILLRQEAGPRNPLGKIVMRFPNPYSVYLHDTPSQPLFTKGPRAFSSGCVRVEQPLLLRDLLVSPAERTRTDELLATGVTHEFRLATPVPVLLGYWTVEVDRQGSLVYAPDIYARDPVLIKAMGAVL from the coding sequence TTGTTCAAAAAACACGCATGTTACTTGAGCATTTGCCTGCTCGTTACACCACTGGTCGCCACAGCCGAAACGCTGCCGCTGGAACCACTGCCGGTCACGACGCCTGCACCGGTTGACCTGGCGCCGCTGCAACAGGCGCTGGCGCAGTTGCCCAGTGTCTGCCCGCAGCTCGCGCCGCATATCGATGCTACCGCGCAATTGCGTCTGCAAGCCTTTTACCAGCAGCAGGGCGACACGCCGCTGTGGTCGGATGACGCGCGCCGGCAAGCCTTGCACAGCCAACTGCTGATGCTGGCCGACGATGGCCTGGACCCCACCCACTATAGCTTGCCCACCGCAGATGCCACGGCCAATGTGCTGTGCAGCGATATCGCAGTCAGCCAGCAGTACCTGCAAGCCCTGCAGGACCTGCATTACGGGCGCCTGCAGCAGTCGCGCTTCGAACCGCTGTGGCACGCCCAGCCGCCGGCCGTCGATCCAAACACCGCGTTGCTTGCCTTCGCCGCCACCGGCCTGCAGGACATGGCCCAGGCGTTCGACCAGGCGCGGCCCAGCGCGGATTTGTATCGCAGCTTGCGTAATGCCTATTCCAGCGTGCGCCAGCAGCCGTTGCCGCATTGGGAGGCGGTCGGCGACGGGCCGCTGTTGCGCCCCGGCATGGAAGACCCACGGGTGCCGGAACTGGCGCGTCGGCTCTACAGCGGCGGTTACCTGACCCAGGAACCCAAGGGCAGCGCCAAGCAGTACCGCGCCGAGTTGGTCGCTGCGGTCAAGGCCTTCCAGCTCAGCCATTCCTTGCAGTCCGACGGGGTGATCGGCGCCGGCACCGTGGCTGAACTGAATATCAGCCCGGCGATGCGCCGCGACCAGTTGCGCATCAATCTCGAGCGGTTCCGCTGGCTGGCCCAGGACCTGGAGCCCGAAGGCGTGGTGGTCAACGTCGCAGCCGCGCAATTGAGCGTGTACCAGAGCGGTATTCCAGTGTGGCAAACCCGCCTGCAAGTGGGCCGCGCCGAGCGCCAGACGCCGTTGCTCAAGTCGCGTATCACGCGGTTGACCCTCAACCCCACGTGGACCATTCCACCCACCATCATGCGCGAGGACAAGCTGCCGGCCATCCGCCTCAACCCGGAATATCTGCGCCAGCAGAACCTGCAAGTGCTCGACGCCGAAGGGCACCCGCTGGCACCCGAGCAGATCGACTGGGCTCACCCTGGCAATATTCTGCTGCGCCAGGAGGCAGGGCCGCGTAACCCGTTGGGCAAGATCGTGATGCGCTTTCCCAACCCGTATTCGGTGTACCTGCACGACACGCCGAGCCAGCCGCTGTTTACCAAGGGGCCACGGGCGTTCAGTTCGGGGTGCGTGCGCGTTGAGCAACCGTTGTTATTGCGCGACCTGCTGGTCAGCCCGGCCGAACGCACGCGCACCGACGAGTTGCTGGCCACCGGCGTGACCCATGAATTCAGGCTGGCCACGCCGGTACCGGTGCTGCTGGGCTATTGGACGGTGGAAGTGGATCGCCAGGGCAGCCTGGTGTACGCGCCGGATATTTACGCGCGCGACCCGGTGTTGATCAAGGCGATGGGGGCTGTGCTGTAG